The Lycium barbarum isolate Lr01 chromosome 12, ASM1917538v2, whole genome shotgun sequence genome includes a region encoding these proteins:
- the LOC132621541 gene encoding uncharacterized protein LOC132621541 isoform X1: MQGCSALSCSSNTVSSPVGICCTQRLTLPFRNQSNGFLENLSSFPAQSRFKIFHFHQSTLPLLHCTATEKILEASKTEGLFVETGYIYSVHGLQGEVRVKATTDFPELRFSKPGRRWLRQQVAGRDMVHEIELMEGRGHPGQKSWILKFHEIDSIEEAQKLVGSALLVKDEDRPVLEEGEFYTRDLVGMRVFLKETRELVGTVINVFDNGASDLLHVELLPDRNAKPRLEGGASGPLVWVPFVEAIVPNVDLSKREMLITPPKGLLELNIRADERSKKERRQLEWKERKKFQKRLIAAKKILHEMEQDHIFHGFRYGEKNQKSFLANQIVDVNSTLLQHALQNKKIPYKRWSFPDFVNALQVNNTLKLSKEFFSKDNVEHSSIGSKVQEQGHCLISSGKVAIVLALGESNLLGTSSIPEPAGSHNNEDIAYLHVKALLDNSHRLLKMEDRPSVPLILVCSAESIEYVKQLFMDHDYFSFDSEKVWFLEEEKLPVVSAPQEEENKHKILMKSPWEILQRPAGSAGIVTLLSSQNLVELLHVMGVEYIQVCSSNQEFINGEMLLGFTNSREANAGIQVFGNAGYLEEHFNIVFSIEFAKKLTKKTDKLQFEAILKPNQYVEMVEKEWVDVIPSSPNSYEFHSSIYSCLNACPPSKVCLVDITA; encoded by the exons ATGCAAGGCTGCTCTGCTCTTTCCTGTTCCTCAAACACTGTCTCTTCTCCAGTTGGTATTTGCTGTACTCAAAGACTAACACTTCCTTTTCGAAATCAAAGCAATGGTTTCTTGGAAAACTTATCTTCTTTTCCTGCTcaatcaagattcaagattttccATTTTCACCAAAGCACTCTTCCTTTGCTTCACTGCACTG CTACTGAGAAGATCTTAGAGGCTAGTAAGACAGAGGGATTATTTGTTGAAACTGGGTACATATATAGTGTTCATGGGCTTCAAGGAGAGGTTCGGGTAAAAGCTACGACTGATTTCCCTGAATTGCGATTTTCCAAG CCAGGAAGGCGATGGTTGAGGCAGCAAGTTGCAGGGAGAGATATGGTTCATGAAATCGAACTAATGGAAGGAAGAGGTCATCCAGGACAGAAGAGTTGGATACTTAAATTCCATGAGATTGACTCAATAGAGGAG GCTCAAAAGCTTGTGGGGTCGGCCTTACTGGTGAAGGATGAAGATAGACCAGTCCTGGAGGAAGGTGAATTTTACACCCGTGACCTTGTTGGGATGAGAGTTTTTCTAAAG GAAACCAGAGAACTGGTAGGAACTGTTATTAATGTTTTCGACAATGGAGCTAGTGATCTCCTACATGTTGAGCTTCTACCAGATCGAAATGCAAAACCACGGTTGGAAGGAGGTGCATCTGGTCCTCTTGTATGGGTCCCCTTCGTTGAAGCAATTGTTCCAAATGTCGATTTGAGTAAAAGGGAAATGCTGATTACACCTCCAAAGGGTCTTTTAGAGTTAAACATCCGTGCTGATGAGAGGTCCAAGAAAGAGAGGCGACAGCTC GAatggaaagagagaaagaagttTCAGAAACGCCTTATAGCAGCCaagaaaatattgcatgaaatggAACAAGATCATATTTTTCATGGTTTCAGATATGGAGAGAAAAACCAAAAGAGCTTCCTCGCAAACCAGATAGTTGATGTAAATTCCACGTTGCTTCAGCATGCATTGCAGAATAAAAAGATTCCATATAAGAG ATGGAGCTTTCCAGATTTTGTTAATGCTTTACAAGTAAACAATACATTAAAACTATCAAAAGAATTCTTTTCTAAAGACAATGTCGAACACTCCAGCATTGGTTCTAAAGTTCAAGAGCAGGGTCACTGCCTCATATCTTCTGGCAAGGTTGCCATTGTTTTAGCTTTGGGAGAAAGCAATTTGCTTGGAACGTCTTCTATTCCTGAACCTGCTGGCTCTCATAATAATGAGGATATTGCTTATCTGCATGTCAAGGCATTGTTAGATAACAGCCACAGACTGCTCAAG ATGGAGGACCGGCCCTCTGTACCTCTTATATTGGTGTGTTCTGCTGAATCTATTGAATATGTCAAACAATTGTTCATGGATCATGACTACTTCTCTTTCGACTCTGAGAAG GTTTGGTTCTTGGAAGAAGAGAAGCTCCCTGTTGTCAGCGCTCCACAGGAAGAAGAAAACAAACATAAAATTTTGATGAAATCACCGTGGGAGATACTCCAAAGGCCAGCTGGATCTGCAGGAATTGTTACTTTGCTCTCATCACAGAACCTAGTAGAGCTTTTACATGTGATGGGCGTGGAGTATATTCAG GTCTGTTCTAGCAATCAAGAATTCATAAATGGGGAGATGCTACTTGGTTTTACTAATTCACGTGAAGCCAATGCGGGGATCCAAGTCTTCGGGAATGCTGGCTACTTGGAAGAACACTTCAACATCGTATTTTCCATTGAGTTTGCAAAGAAGTTGACTAAGAAGACAGACAAACTTCAGTTTGAAGCCATTTTAAAGCCAAATCAGTATGTGGAGATGGTAGAAAAAGAATGGGTTGATGTCATCCCCTCCTCACCCAACTCATATGAATTCCATTCTTCAATTTATAGTTGCTTGAATGCTTGTCCTCCTAGTAAGGTTTGTCTGGTAGATATTACTGCATGA
- the LOC132621541 gene encoding uncharacterized protein LOC132621541 isoform X2: protein MVSWKTYLLFLLNQDSRFSIFTKALFLCFTALAQKLVGSALLVKDEDRPVLEEGEFYTRDLVGMRVFLKETRELVGTVINVFDNGASDLLHVELLPDRNAKPRLEGGASGPLVWVPFVEAIVPNVDLSKREMLITPPKGLLELNIRADERSKKERRQLEWKERKKFQKRLIAAKKILHEMEQDHIFHGFRYGEKNQKSFLANQIVDVNSTLLQHALQNKKIPYKRWSFPDFVNALQVNNTLKLSKEFFSKDNVEHSSIGSKVQEQGHCLISSGKVAIVLALGESNLLGTSSIPEPAGSHNNEDIAYLHVKALLDNSHRLLKMEDRPSVPLILVCSAESIEYVKQLFMDHDYFSFDSEKVWFLEEEKLPVVSAPQEEENKHKILMKSPWEILQRPAGSAGIVTLLSSQNLVELLHVMGVEYIQVCSSNQEFINGEMLLGFTNSREANAGIQVFGNAGYLEEHFNIVFSIEFAKKLTKKTDKLQFEAILKPNQYVEMVEKEWVDVIPSSPNSYEFHSSIYSCLNACPPSKVCLVDITA, encoded by the exons ATGGTTTCTTGGAAAACTTATCTTCTTTTCCTGCTcaatcaagattcaagattttccATTTTCACCAAAGCACTCTTCCTTTGCTTCACTGCACTG GCTCAAAAGCTTGTGGGGTCGGCCTTACTGGTGAAGGATGAAGATAGACCAGTCCTGGAGGAAGGTGAATTTTACACCCGTGACCTTGTTGGGATGAGAGTTTTTCTAAAG GAAACCAGAGAACTGGTAGGAACTGTTATTAATGTTTTCGACAATGGAGCTAGTGATCTCCTACATGTTGAGCTTCTACCAGATCGAAATGCAAAACCACGGTTGGAAGGAGGTGCATCTGGTCCTCTTGTATGGGTCCCCTTCGTTGAAGCAATTGTTCCAAATGTCGATTTGAGTAAAAGGGAAATGCTGATTACACCTCCAAAGGGTCTTTTAGAGTTAAACATCCGTGCTGATGAGAGGTCCAAGAAAGAGAGGCGACAGCTC GAatggaaagagagaaagaagttTCAGAAACGCCTTATAGCAGCCaagaaaatattgcatgaaatggAACAAGATCATATTTTTCATGGTTTCAGATATGGAGAGAAAAACCAAAAGAGCTTCCTCGCAAACCAGATAGTTGATGTAAATTCCACGTTGCTTCAGCATGCATTGCAGAATAAAAAGATTCCATATAAGAG ATGGAGCTTTCCAGATTTTGTTAATGCTTTACAAGTAAACAATACATTAAAACTATCAAAAGAATTCTTTTCTAAAGACAATGTCGAACACTCCAGCATTGGTTCTAAAGTTCAAGAGCAGGGTCACTGCCTCATATCTTCTGGCAAGGTTGCCATTGTTTTAGCTTTGGGAGAAAGCAATTTGCTTGGAACGTCTTCTATTCCTGAACCTGCTGGCTCTCATAATAATGAGGATATTGCTTATCTGCATGTCAAGGCATTGTTAGATAACAGCCACAGACTGCTCAAG ATGGAGGACCGGCCCTCTGTACCTCTTATATTGGTGTGTTCTGCTGAATCTATTGAATATGTCAAACAATTGTTCATGGATCATGACTACTTCTCTTTCGACTCTGAGAAG GTTTGGTTCTTGGAAGAAGAGAAGCTCCCTGTTGTCAGCGCTCCACAGGAAGAAGAAAACAAACATAAAATTTTGATGAAATCACCGTGGGAGATACTCCAAAGGCCAGCTGGATCTGCAGGAATTGTTACTTTGCTCTCATCACAGAACCTAGTAGAGCTTTTACATGTGATGGGCGTGGAGTATATTCAG GTCTGTTCTAGCAATCAAGAATTCATAAATGGGGAGATGCTACTTGGTTTTACTAATTCACGTGAAGCCAATGCGGGGATCCAAGTCTTCGGGAATGCTGGCTACTTGGAAGAACACTTCAACATCGTATTTTCCATTGAGTTTGCAAAGAAGTTGACTAAGAAGACAGACAAACTTCAGTTTGAAGCCATTTTAAAGCCAAATCAGTATGTGGAGATGGTAGAAAAAGAATGGGTTGATGTCATCCCCTCCTCACCCAACTCATATGAATTCCATTCTTCAATTTATAGTTGCTTGAATGCTTGTCCTCCTAGTAAGGTTTGTCTGGTAGATATTACTGCATGA
- the LOC132623847 gene encoding pentatricopeptide repeat-containing protein At5g46460, mitochondrial: MLFLIAISQPIKIHSRLLIGLARFFRVANPTCYSILSEHLKNQRINEAKELFERIPSPNIYLCTKMIAGYAENLRLNEALNLFDKMPVKDTVMWNLMIKGCVECGDIEMGLNLFEEMNQRNVISYTTMINGFLKFGKVEEAKSLFWEMPQKDVAAWNAMVYGYFENGRVEEAVKLFEVMPYRNVISWTSVISGLDQHGRSDEALLIFKKMLDFFVEPNSSTFASVITACANARDLCLGSEIHACVVKIGYLYDTYVTASLITLYANCMHVDDSSKIFSERLHKNVVVWTSLLTGYGLNYKHEEALKVFGDMIRIGLLPNQSSFTSALNSSCEMESIDLGREIHGVAVKLGLNTDAFVGNSLVVLYSKCGNINDGLIVFKEIPGKNIVSWNSIIVGCAQHGCGNWALTLFAQLVRSRVDMDDITFAGLLAACSHSGMLEKGRRLFQYIPHYSSIEVTLEHYSCMIDILCRSGKLIEAEDLVKSMPMRPNLSIWLALLSGCKKHLNLELAERAAENVFHLDPNCSAAYVLLSNIYAFSGRWSDVAKIRGNMKRRGNRKQPGCSWVNQKGIRHTFLSGDTSHPLSDRIYEKLEWLTEKLKEYGYVPDQRYALHDVEDEQKEVLLSYHSERLAICFALITTHGSTITVMKNLRVCGDCHSAIKLIAKIVEREIIVRDSSRFHHFRDGFCSCSDYW, encoded by the coding sequence ATGTTGTTTCTCATTGCTATATCTCAACCAATTAAAATTCATTCAAGACTTTTAATTGGTTTAGCAAGATTTTTCAGAGTAGCTAACCCCACTTGCTATTCTATTCTATCTGAACACTTAAAGAACCAACGAATTAACGAAGCTAAAGAGCTTTTCGAAAGAATCCCATCACCAAATATCTATTTATGCACCAAAATGATAGCTGGATATGCTGAAAATCTAAGGTTGAATGAGGCACTGAACCTGTTTGACAAAATGCCTGTTAAAGATACAGTTATGTGGAACTTGATGATCAAAGGGTGTGTAGAATGTGGTGATATAGAGATGGGGTTGAATCTTTTTGAGGAGATGAACCAAAGAAATGTGATTTCTTACACGACGATGATAAACGGGTTTTTGAAGTTTgggaaagttgaagaggctaagAGTTTGTTTTGGGAAATGCCACAAAAGGATGTGGCTGCTTGGAATGCTATGGTTTATGGGTATTTTGAGAATGGGAGAGTGGAAGAGGCTGTTAAGTTGTTTGAGGTGATGCCTTATAGGAATGTGATCTCGTGGACGTCAGTTATTAGTGGGCTTGATCAGCATGGGAGGAGTGATGAGGCTCTATTGATTTTTAAGAAGATGTTGGATTTCTTCGTTGAGCCGAATTCTAGTACTTTTGCTTCTGTTATTACAGCTTGTGCTAATGCAAGGGATTTATGTCTAGGTAGTGAAATTCATGCCTGTGTTGTGAAGATTGGTTATTTGTATGATACTTATGTTACTGCTTCATTAATCACATTATATGCTAATTGCATGCATGTGGATGATTCTTCTAAGATATTCAGCGAGAGGTTGCACAAAAACGTTGTTGTGTGGACGTCTCTTTTGACAGGGTATGGCTTGAATTATAAGCACGAAGAAGCATTGAAAGTGTTTGGGGATATGATTAGGATTGGTCTACTTCCCAATCAGTCTTCCTTTACTAGTGCCCTAAATTCGTCTTGTGAAATGGAGTCTATTGATCTTGGCAGAGAGATTCATGGTGTAGCAGTCAAACTCGGATTGAACACTGATGCCTTTGTTGGCAATTCATTAGTAGTATTGTATTCAAAATGTGGAAATATAAACGATGGACTCATTGTATTCAAGGAAATTCCTGGAAAAAACATTGTTTCGTGGAACTCAATCATCGTTGGATGTGCACAACATGGATGTGGAAATTGGGCACTCACATTGTTTGCCCAGCTGGTACGTTCAAGGGTTGATATGGATGATATTACATTTGCTGGGTTACTTGCTGCTTGTAGCCATTCTGGCATGCTAGAGAAAGGAAGACGCTTATTTCAGTATATCCCTCACTACTCATCCATTGAAGTGACACTTGAGCATTATAGTTGTATGATAGATATCCTTTGCAGAAGTGGGAAGTTAATTGAGGCAGAGGATTTGGTGAAAAGCATGCCCATGAGACCAAATTTGTCAATATGGTTAGCTTTGCTTAGTGGTTGTAAGAAGCATTTAAACTTAGAACTGGCCGAAAGAGCTGCAGAGAATGTTTTTCATCTTGACCCAAATTGTAGTGCTGCTTATGTTTTATTATCTAACATTTATGCCTTTTCTGGTAGATGGAGTGATGTTGCAAAAATTAGAGGAAATATGAAAAGAAGaggaaacagaaaacaaccaggATGCAGTTGGGTTAATCAGAAGGGAATCCGGCATACATTTCTTTCTGGCGACACTTCACATCCTCTAAGTGATAGGATATATGAAAAGCTGGAATGGTTGACGGAAAAGTTGAAGGAGTATGGTTATGTCCCTGATCAAAGGTATGCATTGCATGATGTAGAGGATGAACAGAAGGAAGTTCTGCTGTCATATCATAGTGAGAGGCTTGCTATTTGCTTCGCATTAATTACAACACATGGTAGTACTATAACAGTTATGAAGAACCTGCGTGTCTGTGGGGACTGCCATTCTGCCATCAAGCTCATAGCAAAAATTGTTGAACGTGAAATCATCGTAAGAGATTCTAGCCGATTTCATCACTTCAGGGACGGCTTTTGTTCTTGTTCAGATTATTGGTAG
- the LOC132622179 gene encoding membrane protein PM19L-like, with the protein MKPVASLLLVLNFCMYAVVLGIAGWAMNFAIDHGFIIGQGFELPAHFSPIYFPMGNAATGFFVVFSLIAGVVGVASVLSGVDHIGRWNIDSLPAAASAATIAWSLTLLAMGFAWKEIELNYRNAKLRTMEAFLIILSFTQLVYIVAIHGAYSRR; encoded by the exons ATGAAACCTGTTGCATCTTTGCTTTTGGTCCTTAATTTCTGCATGTATGCTGTTGTTTTAGGCATTGCTGGCTGGGCTATGAACTTTGCCATTGATCATGGTTTCATCATTG GTCAAGGATTTGAACTTCCAGCACATTTCTCTCCAATTTACTTCCCAATGGGGAATGCTGCCACTGGATTCTTTGTTGTATTTTCTTTGATAGCAGGTGTGGTGGGAGTTGCATCTGTTCTCTCTGGAGTTGACCATATTGGCCGATGGAACATCGATAGCTTACCAGCTGCTGCTTCTGCTGCTACTATTGCCTGGAGTCTTACACTCCTTGCCATGGG CTTTGCTTGGAAAGAAATTGAACTCAACTACAGGAATGCCAAATTG AGAACGATGGAGGCATTCTTGATAATTCTATCATTTACTCAACTGGTATACATAGTTGCCATTCATGGTGCTTATTCAAGGAGATAA